The following nucleotide sequence is from Mucilaginibacter sp. cycad4.
GCGCAGCAAAAGGATATCAGCGTGGCCACAGGTACTTTTACAGAGGTGCCAAATACTAAAGGACAGATTTTAAGCCTTACACAAATTAACGGGCATTTATTGGCCGGTCACCAGGATGGTGTTTTACAGATAGATAATAACCAGGCTAAACTGATTACTCCTGGCCCGGGGGCATGGATGATGAAAGGAGTCCCAGCCTCGCAGGATGTGATAGTGGGGACTTATACCGGCTTTCAGCTCTTAAAATACAATGGTACCGGATTTAGCTTTGAAGGAAGAATAGATGGCATTTATGAATCCTTAGGGAACCTCGCGGTGGATAAGAGCAACTTTGTGTGGGCAACGCACCCCTACAGGGGCATTTTTAAAGTGCAGCTATCTGCGGATCGGAGAAAGATAGTTGGATATACACAATATACCGAAAAAAGCGGCTTACCATCGGCGCTGAATAATCATGTATATTTTATTAAAAATAAAATAATAGCTGCTACCGAAAAAGGTGTTTATGAGTATAATATCACCGAGGGTGACTTCACCCGTTCTGTTTTTTACAAACCCATATTTGGTAAAGCAAAAATCGAGTTCCTTACTGAAGATGGTAAAGGTAATATCTGGTTCATCAGCAACCAGCGGGTTGGCGTAATTGATTTTGGTAAAAAATCGCCTAACGCATCTTATAAGGTAATTTATTTCCCTGAACTGGCCGGGCAAACGGTAAAAGGCGCAGAGTATATTTATCCCCATGATATGGAAAACATCTTTATCGGCTCAAACAATGGCGTATTTCATTTAAATTACCGACAATATGTATCTTCCAATAACAAACTCAAGGTATTGCTTACTACAGTAAAAGCTATAGCTGAAAAAGACAGCCTGATTTTTGGAGGATATTTTGTTAAAAACAACAGGATCGCATCAGCACAAAACAGGCAACAGGTTACCTCGCTGTCCAACCACTGGAACTCTTTTCATTTTGAATATACCTCTACCCTGTTCGCACAAAAAAGCAATGAAGAGTTTAGCTATAAATTGACAGGCTTTGATAAAGATTGGTCGCAATGGTCGGTTAAAACGGAGAAGGATTACACCAACCTTCCTTATGGCAAATACACGTTTTCGGTAAAGGCCCGTAATAATTTGGGCACAGCATCTGCACCGGTTAATTATACTTTTATTGTTGAGCCGGCATGGTATCAAACTGTTTGGGCCTACCTGGCTTATTTCCTGATCATTGCCTACGCTGTTTATATCGCCATAAAAGCACAGCAAAAACGTTTTGAGCTACATCAGCAACGCCACGAGGAGGAGCAGAAACGGCTAAGCTACCTCCATAGCCTTGAACTTGACAGGAATGATAAAGAAATAATTGCACTTAAAAATGAAAAGCTTGAAGCCGAACTAACTTACAAGAACAAGGAGCTGGCTACCTTAACCATGCAAATGGTTGACAGGGGAAAACTATTGCTCAACATCAAAGACGAATTGATGGTATTGATCAAAAAGATTAACATCCCAGATGCATCATACCATTTCAGAAGCGTATTTAAACTCTTGAGTGATACCGGGAAAAGTGATAATGACTGGGACAACTTTTCCATGTATTTTGACCAGGTGCATAATAACTTTTTAACCACCATGAAAGCCAAATTCCCCGGTTTAAGTTCCACTGATTTGAAGCTGTGCGCTTACCTGCGGTTAAACCTGTCATCAAAGGAGATAGCGCAGCTGCTTAACATCTCGCTGAAGGGCGTGGAGATCAGCCGTTACCGGGTACGCAAAAAACTGCGATTAGCTACCGAAACCAATCTATACGATTTTTTGATAGAGGTTACTAAATAATCAGGGTAAAGGCTGCTTCCAGATTTACTATTTTTTTAACTACTAATCACAACAAAGCATCTTTAAACATCAAACAAAGCGCTATCCTCCATATTGCCGCCGTTAAAAAAATGCTTTTACTCAACCCAGGTTAACTTCGTATATAATCATCTATTTCCGGCAGCCCAGAAAATAGCATTGCTGAAAAGCCTGGTATAATCCTTACTATCAAAAAGCACAGGTGAGTGCCCCATAAAAATGTAAATATTACGGGCTTTTTTTGCGGGGTTAGTCCATACTACGGGGTGGTCGCCCATGGTAATACCATCTTTAGGTTCATAGGTTGATTCATCTACTGATGCCAGCACATGTACATTAGGTCGTGGATCTTTGTCATAAGTGTACCACTCTTCCTTCTGAACCAGG
It contains:
- a CDS encoding triple tyrosine motif-containing protein — encoded protein: MKKSILFIIVLRVFICTSFAQTTLGTPAIKNYTHNDYNAGSEISDIKQDKNGILYFANDEGLLTFDGSYWKTYPLPNKSAIKSVAIDALGRIYVGGQDEVGYFFPNDAGILKFHSLKKLLPQKARQFADIWDIVIHNNEVFFRTIECIFELKNNTIHTFDAPGGWMLLNQAGSKLYAYDKAVGLVVFKDSRWQACLQQPTTALRITGITEFNKDTLLVTTRKNGLFIMTGSSLIKKATATDGILFTDLINFIQKIGTDRYAIGTSAKGLLIIDGKGELVDQFSNNQGLQNNNVHGVLLDRDRNLWLGLENGLDFINYNTSVKNIYPNRENLVKSNSVSIFNNKLYIGTSNGLYTVPIGAQQKDISVATGTFTEVPNTKGQILSLTQINGHLLAGHQDGVLQIDNNQAKLITPGPGAWMMKGVPASQDVIVGTYTGFQLLKYNGTGFSFEGRIDGIYESLGNLAVDKSNFVWATHPYRGIFKVQLSADRRKIVGYTQYTEKSGLPSALNNHVYFIKNKIIAATEKGVYEYNITEGDFTRSVFYKPIFGKAKIEFLTEDGKGNIWFISNQRVGVIDFGKKSPNASYKVIYFPELAGQTVKGAEYIYPHDMENIFIGSNNGVFHLNYRQYVSSNNKLKVLLTTVKAIAEKDSLIFGGYFVKNNRIASAQNRQQVTSLSNHWNSFHFEYTSTLFAQKSNEEFSYKLTGFDKDWSQWSVKTEKDYTNLPYGKYTFSVKARNNLGTASAPVNYTFIVEPAWYQTVWAYLAYFLIIAYAVYIAIKAQQKRFELHQQRHEEEQKRLSYLHSLELDRNDKEIIALKNEKLEAELTYKNKELATLTMQMVDRGKLLLNIKDELMVLIKKINIPDASYHFRSVFKLLSDTGKSDNDWDNFSMYFDQVHNNFLTTMKAKFPGLSSTDLKLCAYLRLNLSSKEIAQLLNISLKGVEISRYRVRKKLRLATETNLYDFLIEVTK